A stretch of Rhizobium sp. TH2 DNA encodes these proteins:
- a CDS encoding chemotaxis protein CheW, translating to MTQALRKLPDEFWNEDGELEVLTFDIAGETFAIEAVMVQEILDLLPETPVPGARPFVGSVLNFRGRVIPLADIKLAFGMEATTTTIDSRIIVIALELGNETVLIGVRTDKVNEVTTLTRTASEPPPSIGMKWRPDFINCLVKRGSDFIIVPNLLAIFSSKHEGSASASNGY from the coding sequence ATGACACAAGCACTCCGCAAACTGCCCGACGAGTTCTGGAACGAGGACGGCGAACTCGAAGTCCTGACCTTCGATATCGCTGGCGAGACTTTCGCCATCGAAGCCGTCATGGTGCAGGAAATCCTCGACCTGCTCCCCGAAACGCCGGTGCCGGGCGCCCGCCCCTTCGTCGGCAGCGTGCTGAATTTCCGCGGCCGGGTCATTCCGCTCGCCGATATCAAGCTCGCCTTCGGCATGGAAGCGACCACCACCACGATCGATAGCCGCATCATCGTCATCGCGCTCGAACTCGGCAATGAAACCGTGCTGATCGGCGTGCGCACCGACAAGGTGAATGAAGTCACCACGCTCACGCGCACCGCCAGCGAGCCGCCGCCAAGCATCGGCATGAAATGGCGGCCGGATTTCATCAACTGCCTCGTCAAGCGGGGAAGCGATTTCATCATCGTTCCCAACCTGCTGGCAATCTTTTCATCGAAGCACGAAGGCAGCGCAAGCGCCTCCAACGGATACTGA
- a CDS encoding methyl-accepting chemotaxis protein, whose product MRFTIKLKLAMVFTAIILLAGGMSTLAIYNLSSLNDAITEMVEYPVTDMNNVTFMSDQFNGTVRAEKNAILASDQAEIVKFAKSQSDRQAKVGEYVALLEKSSDADVREKIEALKPVLDQYFPFQKQMMDLSIQNTLDAKARATAISQGDGRVAMNKALDLLEEITEIGVGNVKETDAATNEQYAHSRMVLISVTALLALISLAAAVWISLYISRALKKAGSLADAVSIGDLNQDIDHKANDEIRDLVASMQTMTGNLRNTARLADLIANGDLTVSPKPLSDKDTLGIALESMVERLRGVVSDALSASNNVSSGSQELSASSEQVSHGATEQAAAAEEASAAMEQMAANIKQNADNAAQTEKIARQSAKDAEVSGEAVNRAVVAMRTIAQKISIVQEIARQTDLLALNAAVEAARAGEHGKGFAVVASEVRKLAERSQSAAAEIGSMSSETVQAAQDAGEMLSKLVPDIRKTAELVSEITAACREQDIGAAQINEAIQQLDKVTQQNSSASEEMASTSEELAAQSEELQTSIAFFKVDTANTVSKARNPAPAKAKVQPRAAPTAAGRREHTVAHQQARASGFALDLSHGGPDEGDANFRESA is encoded by the coding sequence ATGCGTTTCACGATCAAACTCAAGCTGGCAATGGTCTTCACCGCCATCATTCTTCTGGCGGGTGGCATGTCAACGCTCGCCATCTATAATCTCTCATCGCTCAATGACGCGATCACGGAGATGGTTGAATATCCTGTCACCGACATGAACAACGTTACCTTCATGAGCGACCAGTTCAACGGCACGGTGCGCGCCGAGAAGAATGCGATCCTCGCTTCCGACCAGGCTGAAATCGTGAAGTTCGCAAAATCGCAGAGCGACCGCCAAGCAAAAGTCGGCGAGTATGTTGCGCTGCTGGAGAAATCGTCGGACGCGGATGTGCGTGAAAAGATTGAGGCGCTGAAACCTGTACTCGACCAGTATTTTCCCTTCCAAAAACAGATGATGGACTTGTCCATCCAGAACACCCTCGACGCCAAGGCGCGCGCCACCGCGATCTCGCAGGGAGATGGCCGCGTCGCAATGAACAAGGCGCTGGACTTGCTGGAAGAGATCACGGAAATCGGCGTCGGTAACGTCAAGGAAACGGACGCTGCCACGAACGAGCAGTATGCTCATTCCCGCATGGTGCTCATCTCCGTAACCGCCCTGCTCGCGTTGATCTCATTGGCGGCAGCGGTCTGGATTTCGCTCTACATTTCCCGCGCGCTCAAGAAGGCAGGCTCGCTCGCCGACGCCGTCAGCATCGGCGACCTCAATCAGGACATCGACCACAAGGCGAACGACGAGATCAGGGATCTCGTCGCCTCCATGCAGACGATGACCGGCAACCTCCGCAACACGGCGCGCCTCGCCGACCTTATCGCCAATGGCGACCTGACCGTCTCGCCGAAGCCACTCTCCGACAAGGATACGTTGGGCATCGCGCTCGAGAGCATGGTCGAGCGCCTGCGCGGCGTGGTGAGCGACGCACTGTCCGCCTCCAACAATGTCTCTTCGGGCAGCCAGGAACTCTCAGCCAGCTCCGAGCAGGTCAGCCACGGCGCCACCGAACAGGCCGCCGCCGCCGAAGAGGCTTCCGCCGCCATGGAGCAGATGGCAGCCAACATCAAGCAGAACGCCGATAACGCCGCCCAGACGGAAAAGATCGCCCGTCAATCCGCCAAGGACGCGGAAGTCTCCGGCGAGGCCGTCAATCGCGCCGTCGTGGCCATGCGCACGATCGCCCAGAAGATCTCGATCGTCCAGGAAATCGCCCGCCAGACCGACCTGCTCGCACTGAACGCTGCGGTGGAAGCCGCCCGCGCCGGCGAGCACGGCAAGGGTTTCGCCGTCGTCGCGTCTGAAGTGCGCAAGCTCGCCGAGCGCAGCCAGTCCGCCGCCGCGGAGATTGGATCGATGTCGTCGGAGACCGTGCAAGCTGCACAGGATGCCGGCGAGATGCTGTCGAAGCTGGTGCCGGATATCCGCAAGACGGCCGAACTGGTGTCCGAGATCACTGCCGCCTGCCGCGAGCAGGATATCGGGGCCGCCCAGATCAACGAGGCGATCCAGCAGCTCGACAAGGTGACGCAGCAGAACTCGTCCGCCTCCGAAGAAATGGCATCGACCTCCGAAGAGCTCGCGGCCCAGTCCGAGGAACTGCAGACCTCGATCGCCTTCTTCAAGGTCGATACGGCGAACACCGTATCGAAGGCCAGAAACCCTGCCCCTGCCAAGGCCAAGGTTCAGCCTCGCGCTGCTCCGACAGCAGCAGGACGCCGGGAACACACCGTCGCCCACCAGCAGGCCCGCGCGAGCGGCTTCGCACTTGATCTCAGCCACGGCGGACCGGATGAAGGCGACGCCAATTTCCGGGAGAGCGCATAA
- a CDS encoding chemotaxis protein CheW, giving the protein MVSKESESQYVTFALGEEVFAVEVEIVREILDYEEAFKIPNGPDYLLGLRDVRGHGVPTIDLRLKLGLSRTVPTPHTRVLVLDIPLSDRLLTLGMVADRVFEVVPFQRDQIEKAPDIGTRWRSDYIHGVVRRDTGFVVIIDLASLLSASDTVMFSSAA; this is encoded by the coding sequence ATGGTATCGAAAGAGAGCGAGTCCCAATACGTGACTTTCGCGCTCGGCGAAGAGGTCTTCGCCGTCGAGGTGGAGATTGTGAGGGAAATCCTCGACTATGAGGAAGCCTTCAAGATCCCCAACGGTCCCGACTACCTGCTCGGCCTGCGCGACGTGCGCGGGCACGGGGTACCGACGATCGACCTGAGGCTCAAGCTCGGCCTCTCGCGCACCGTGCCGACGCCGCATACCAGAGTGCTTGTGCTGGATATTCCGCTGTCCGACCGGCTCCTGACGCTGGGCATGGTCGCCGACCGGGTCTTCGAGGTCGTGCCGTTCCAGCGCGACCAGATCGAGAAGGCTCCCGATATCGGCACCCGTTGGCGATCCGACTATATCCACGGCGTCGTGCGCCGCGACACCGGCTTCGTTGTCATCATCGACCTCGCAAGCCTGCTTTCCGCCTCTGATACCGTCATGTTCTCCTCCGCCGCCTGA
- a CDS encoding protein-glutamate O-methyltransferase CheR, translating to MQSVQRTLPSIQDGISPRDFDRLAKFIYSYSGIKMPPTKVTMLEGRLRKRLRVTGHANFDAYCSYLFKDGGLEAETIHLIDAVTTNKTDFFREPNHFQYMVDKILPELLGQRHREIRTWSSACSIGAEPYTIAMVLDAYFQEMAPDTRYQILATDLSTDVLRTAHKGIYTPEMVAPVPPVLRQRYVMQSRDKNRNEVRIHPRLRARVGFGRLNLMDDKYPVGDLMHMIFCRNVMIYFDKQTQAGVLSRLCDCLRPGGYLFIGHSETIAGFDLPLVTVANTVFQRV from the coding sequence ATGCAATCAGTACAGCGTACATTGCCGTCCATCCAGGATGGCATCAGTCCCCGCGATTTCGACCGCCTGGCCAAGTTCATATACAGCTACAGCGGCATCAAGATGCCGCCGACCAAGGTGACGATGCTCGAGGGGCGCCTGCGCAAGCGTCTCCGCGTTACCGGCCATGCGAATTTCGATGCCTACTGCAGTTATCTTTTCAAGGATGGCGGCCTCGAGGCGGAAACCATCCACCTGATCGATGCTGTCACCACCAACAAGACGGATTTCTTCCGCGAGCCCAACCACTTCCAGTACATGGTGGATAAGATCCTGCCGGAACTCCTCGGTCAAAGGCATCGCGAAATCCGCACATGGAGTTCCGCCTGCTCCATCGGCGCCGAACCTTATACGATCGCCATGGTGCTCGACGCCTATTTCCAGGAGATGGCGCCGGATACCCGGTATCAGATCCTCGCCACCGATCTCTCCACCGACGTGCTCCGAACCGCACACAAGGGCATCTATACGCCTGAAATGGTCGCTCCCGTACCGCCGGTCCTGCGCCAGCGCTATGTGATGCAATCCAGGGACAAGAACCGCAACGAGGTCCGCATCCATCCCCGCCTCCGTGCGCGGGTGGGCTTCGGACGCCTCAACCTGATGGACGACAAATATCCGGTGGGCGATCTCATGCACATGATCTTCTGCCGCAATGTGATGATCTATTTCGACAAGCAGACCCAGGCCGGCGTGCTTTCGCGCCTGTGCGACTGCCTGCGGCCGGGCGGCTATCTCTTCATCGGCCATTCCGAAACGATCGCCGGCTTCGACCTTCCGCTCGTGACCGTCGCGAACACCGTTTTCCAACGCGTCTGA
- a CDS encoding chemotaxis response regulator protein-glutamate methylesterase, with the protein MTKKIRAMIIDDSASVRQTLRAVLEQDPDIEVIAVATDPFMAARKIMEEVPDVITLDVEMPQMDGITFLRKLMSQHPIPVVMCSSLTEAGSETLMQALEAGAVDVILKPKIGAADHLAEAGDHIRHVVKAAARARMGNLGRNRPVSPQSRLMNPVEKLTADAVLPPPSGRAMAKTTEMVVCVGASTGGTEALRELLEALPANAPGMVIVQHMPEKFTAAFAKRLNGLCEVEVKEATDGDPVLRGHVLIAPGGDKHTMLERQGARYHVSVRAGPLVSRHRPSVDVLFRSAARSAGSNAMGVIMTGMGDDGARGMAEMLKAGAFNVAQDEATSVVFGMPKEAIAHGGVSKVVSLEQIAREIMLAQARF; encoded by the coding sequence ATGACCAAGAAGATCCGGGCCATGATCATCGATGACTCCGCAAGCGTTCGCCAGACGCTGCGGGCCGTGCTCGAACAGGACCCCGATATCGAGGTGATCGCGGTTGCCACCGATCCCTTCATGGCGGCGCGCAAGATCATGGAAGAAGTGCCCGACGTCATCACGCTCGATGTCGAGATGCCGCAGATGGACGGCATCACTTTCCTGCGCAAGCTGATGAGCCAGCATCCGATTCCGGTCGTCATGTGCTCCTCGCTGACCGAGGCCGGGTCGGAAACTTTGATGCAGGCGCTCGAGGCCGGTGCCGTCGATGTCATCCTGAAGCCCAAGATCGGCGCCGCCGATCATCTCGCGGAAGCCGGAGACCATATCCGCCATGTGGTGAAAGCAGCCGCACGCGCCCGGATGGGTAATCTCGGGCGCAACCGTCCGGTGTCGCCCCAGAGCAGGCTGATGAACCCGGTTGAGAAGCTCACGGCCGACGCCGTGCTCCCTCCCCCGAGCGGCCGGGCGATGGCGAAGACGACGGAAATGGTGGTCTGCGTCGGTGCCTCGACCGGCGGCACCGAAGCGCTTCGCGAACTGTTGGAAGCGCTTCCTGCCAACGCACCGGGCATGGTCATCGTCCAGCATATGCCGGAAAAGTTCACCGCCGCCTTCGCCAAGCGGCTCAACGGGCTGTGCGAGGTCGAGGTCAAGGAAGCTACCGACGGCGATCCCGTCCTACGCGGCCACGTGCTGATCGCGCCGGGCGGCGACAAGCATACGATGCTGGAGCGGCAAGGCGCGCGCTACCACGTCTCGGTGCGCGCGGGTCCTCTCGTCTCCCGCCACCGGCCGTCAGTCGATGTGCTCTTCCGCTCGGCGGCGCGATCGGCCGGCTCCAACGCGATGGGCGTGATCATGACCGGCATGGGCGACGATGGCGCGCGCGGCATGGCCGAGATGTTGAAAGCGGGCGCCTTCAACGTCGCCCAGGATGAGGCGACATCGGTCGTCTTCGGCATGCCGAAGGAAGCCATCGCTCATGGCGGCGTGTCGAAAGTCGTGTCGCTCGAACAGATCGCACGCGAGATCATGCTTGCGCAGGCCAGATTCTAG
- a CDS encoding DMT family transporter, giving the protein MNAQKSGYIFAILAFVVFASQDAISKHLAATYHPILITFIRYWAFAAFAVIIASRSPGGLKAAVRTRHPYLQILRGAMLALQIAVTIAAFAEAGLIRSQAIFAASPLLVALLSVPVLGEHVGWRRILAIGVGLVGVMIILKPDASGFDHRLFLPIVNAVLSAIYSVITRLVSRDDAAGTSFFYLGVVGCLAMTTVGPLYWQPIAAKDWFWIGVVSVTGMTSHYFLIRAYNTLDAIQVQPISYFQLVWGSILGVVIFNESLHWNIVLGSLIVVGAGLFTIWREAIRQRRDRRQQS; this is encoded by the coding sequence ATGAACGCCCAGAAAAGCGGCTATATCTTCGCCATTCTCGCTTTCGTGGTGTTCGCCTCGCAGGATGCGATCTCCAAGCATCTCGCCGCCACCTATCACCCTATCCTGATCACCTTCATCCGCTACTGGGCGTTCGCGGCCTTTGCGGTAATCATCGCATCGCGCTCGCCGGGCGGCCTGAAGGCTGCGGTCCGCACCAGGCATCCCTACCTGCAGATCCTCCGCGGCGCGATGCTGGCACTCCAGATCGCGGTGACGATCGCCGCGTTCGCCGAAGCCGGATTGATCCGCTCGCAGGCGATCTTCGCCGCCTCGCCGCTGCTGGTCGCCCTTCTCTCCGTGCCCGTTCTCGGCGAACATGTCGGCTGGCGGCGGATCCTTGCCATCGGAGTCGGTCTCGTGGGGGTCATGATCATCCTCAAGCCGGACGCCAGCGGCTTCGATCACCGGCTGTTCCTGCCCATCGTCAACGCCGTGCTCAGCGCGATCTACTCGGTCATCACGCGGCTTGTCAGTCGCGACGATGCGGCGGGCACCAGCTTTTTCTATCTCGGTGTCGTCGGTTGCCTCGCGATGACCACCGTGGGTCCGCTCTACTGGCAGCCAATCGCCGCAAAGGACTGGTTCTGGATCGGGGTCGTCTCCGTGACCGGAATGACCAGCCACTATTTCCTGATCCGCGCCTACAACACCTTGGACGCGATACAGGTGCAGCCGATCAGCTATTTCCAGCTGGTCTGGGGATCGATCCTGGGTGTCGTGATCTTCAATGAATCACTGCACTGGAACATCGTTCTCGGGTCGCTGATCGTCGTCGGCGCCGGCCTCTTCACCATTTGGCGCGAGGCGATCCGGCAACGCCGCGACCGACGGCAACAGAGCTAA
- a CDS encoding LacI family DNA-binding transcriptional regulator codes for MTDIARLAGVSQSSVSLVLNEMSGARISPETQAKVWEAAHKIGYRLPGLRHLPVKNPDTERDKIAFIVDEISTSPHPVVSFDGARDYAFDQGFLVYAHSTRSNPELEAAVLRSVLHDQSIIGVIYATIFTRKVRLPPALKDVPTVLLNCYADPRKHMAIVPGEVAGGFAATNYLTSLGHRRIGFINGEPWMDAAIDRLKGYKQALATADIAFDEALVRDGDWLPLRGYEAARDLLSLENRPTAIFCGNDLMAIGVMEAASEMGLSVPGDLSVMGYDDQELARYTHPPLSTLVLPNYEMGQKAAETLIDMVIHQKTFRPMTIKIDGPLVRRGTTSALA; via the coding sequence ATGACCGACATCGCCCGCCTGGCCGGCGTTTCCCAATCCAGCGTGTCCCTGGTGCTCAACGAAATGTCGGGCGCGCGCATTTCTCCCGAAACACAGGCCAAGGTTTGGGAGGCTGCTCATAAAATTGGTTATAGATTACCGGGGCTTCGCCATCTGCCGGTGAAAAACCCGGACACCGAGCGCGACAAGATCGCCTTCATCGTCGATGAAATATCGACCAGCCCGCATCCCGTCGTCAGCTTCGACGGCGCGCGCGACTATGCCTTCGATCAAGGCTTCCTTGTCTATGCCCATTCGACACGGTCCAACCCCGAACTCGAGGCGGCAGTGCTCAGATCGGTGCTGCACGACCAGTCGATCATCGGGGTCATCTATGCCACGATCTTCACCCGCAAGGTGCGGCTGCCGCCGGCGCTGAAGGACGTCCCGACCGTGCTGCTCAATTGCTATGCCGACCCCCGCAAGCATATGGCGATCGTGCCGGGCGAGGTCGCGGGTGGCTTTGCGGCGACCAATTACCTCACGTCGCTTGGGCACCGGCGCATCGGCTTCATCAATGGCGAGCCGTGGATGGATGCCGCCATCGACCGCCTCAAGGGCTACAAGCAGGCCTTAGCGACCGCCGATATCGCCTTCGACGAAGCGTTGGTGCGCGATGGTGACTGGCTGCCTCTGCGCGGCTACGAGGCGGCGCGCGATCTGCTCTCACTGGAGAACCGGCCAACCGCGATCTTCTGCGGCAACGACCTGATGGCGATCGGCGTGATGGAGGCGGCATCGGAGATGGGGCTCAGCGTGCCCGGCGACCTCTCGGTCATGGGCTATGACGACCAGGAACTGGCGCGCTATACGCATCCGCCGCTCTCGACTTTGGTCCTGCCCAACTACGAAATGGGCCAGAAGGCGGCGGAGACACTGATCGACATGGTGATCCACCAGAAGACGTTCCGGCCGATGACGATCAAGATCGATGGTCCATTGGTGAGACGGGGCACCACGTCGGCGCTTGCATAG
- a CDS encoding ABC transporter substrate-binding protein — protein sequence MTIITRRTFLMATTAAGAMAMIGTRAFAELPKLAQKDKYKVGFAQTESNNPWRIAQTDSMKAEAEKLGHQLVYTDAAGSAAKQVADVNSMIAQGVDLIFLAPREEKPLIPAVMAAKKAGIPVILLDRNVDQSLAKAGEDYVTFIGSDFIEEGKRVAEWLAKNANGKSKIIELEGTTGSSPANDRKKGFDEAINAAGGFTILASQSGDFARDKGRQVAESLLQAHPDTDIIYAHNDEMAMGAIAALEAAGKVPGKDVIVLSIDGGKEAVQAVVDGKINAVVECNPRFGPKAFETLARYAKGDTIEPWVINTDKFYDSSNAAAELANAY from the coding sequence ATGACTATCATCACGCGTCGTACATTTCTGATGGCCACGACGGCCGCCGGTGCCATGGCCATGATTGGCACGAGGGCGTTCGCAGAACTGCCGAAACTCGCGCAGAAAGACAAGTACAAGGTCGGTTTTGCACAGACCGAATCCAACAATCCCTGGCGCATTGCCCAGACCGACAGCATGAAGGCTGAGGCCGAGAAGCTCGGTCATCAGCTGGTTTACACCGATGCCGCCGGTTCGGCCGCCAAGCAGGTCGCCGACGTCAATTCCATGATCGCCCAGGGCGTCGACCTCATCTTCCTCGCACCGCGCGAAGAAAAGCCGCTGATCCCCGCCGTCATGGCCGCCAAGAAGGCCGGCATTCCGGTCATCCTGCTCGATCGCAACGTCGATCAGTCGCTCGCCAAGGCCGGCGAAGACTATGTGACCTTCATCGGTTCCGACTTCATCGAGGAAGGCAAGCGCGTCGCCGAATGGCTGGCCAAGAATGCCAATGGCAAGTCGAAGATCATCGAGCTCGAAGGCACGACAGGTTCGTCGCCCGCCAACGACCGCAAGAAGGGCTTCGACGAAGCGATCAACGCCGCCGGCGGCTTCACGATCCTCGCATCCCAGTCGGGCGACTTCGCACGTGACAAGGGCCGCCAGGTCGCCGAGTCCCTGCTCCAGGCGCATCCGGATACCGACATCATCTATGCTCATAATGACGAAATGGCGATGGGCGCGATTGCCGCTCTCGAAGCCGCAGGCAAGGTGCCCGGCAAGGATGTGATCGTGCTCTCGATCGATGGTGGCAAGGAAGCCGTGCAGGCGGTCGTCGATGGCAAGATCAACGCTGTCGTCGAGTGCAACCCGCGCTTCGGGCCGAAGGCGTTCGAAACGCTCGCGCGCTATGCCAAGGGCGACACGATCGAGCCTTGGGTCATCAACACCGACAAGTTCTACGACTCCAGCAACGCCGCGGCGGAACTCGCCAACGCATACTGA
- a CDS encoding sugar ABC transporter ATP-binding protein: protein MLLSMQGITKSFSGVKALSSASLEIADGEIMALVGQNGAGKSTMIKILTGVYSRDEGAITFADRDVSFASPADSQAHGIATIYQEINLAPQRSVAENIFMSREPTKFGLLDRRAMRDGARRVLTTFNLDIDVERPVGDFSAATRQMVAIARAVIQNARLVIMDEPTSSLDEREVSILFETIRTLKAQGVSVCFIGHRLDELYAICDRVTIMRDGHTVAVSPMADMPKMALVRHMLGKELAAFQAMERAAGSEGGRPVRLELDHVGSGVRVRDVSLKVHEGEISGLAGLLGSGRTETARIIFGVDKLDHGSVTMEGKHRHYSEPAAAIEDGIGLVSEDRKVDGIIPDMSIRENMTLALLPRLKKSGIVDRDRQDAIAEKFIKALGVKCSSPDQPIKELSGGNQQKVLLARWLCTEPKLLIVDEPTRGIDIGAKAEILKLLRSLADEGLSVLMISSELEELLAAADNVTVLSDGRSVAAIPRAELSEEALLTAMAHQVD, encoded by the coding sequence ATGCTTCTATCCATGCAGGGGATCACAAAGTCCTTTTCGGGCGTGAAGGCGCTGTCGTCGGCCTCGCTCGAAATCGCCGATGGCGAGATTATGGCGCTGGTCGGCCAGAACGGCGCCGGCAAATCCACGATGATCAAGATCCTGACCGGCGTCTATTCGCGCGACGAGGGCGCGATCACCTTCGCCGACCGGGACGTATCGTTCGCGAGCCCGGCTGACAGCCAGGCGCATGGCATCGCCACCATCTACCAGGAAATCAACCTCGCCCCGCAGCGCTCGGTCGCCGAAAACATCTTCATGTCGCGCGAACCGACGAAATTCGGCCTGCTCGATCGCCGCGCCATGCGCGACGGCGCGCGCCGGGTGCTCACGACCTTCAACCTCGATATCGACGTCGAACGTCCGGTCGGCGATTTCAGCGCCGCGACCCGCCAGATGGTCGCCATTGCCCGCGCCGTGATACAGAACGCCCGCCTGGTCATCATGGACGAGCCCACTTCGTCGCTCGACGAGCGGGAGGTCTCCATCCTGTTCGAGACGATCCGGACCTTGAAGGCGCAAGGCGTCTCGGTCTGCTTCATCGGCCACCGGCTGGATGAACTCTATGCGATTTGCGACCGTGTGACGATCATGCGCGATGGCCATACGGTGGCGGTGAGCCCGATGGCCGACATGCCGAAAATGGCGCTGGTACGCCACATGCTGGGCAAGGAACTTGCGGCCTTCCAGGCCATGGAGCGCGCCGCCGGCAGCGAGGGCGGCCGTCCCGTCCGACTCGAACTCGACCATGTGGGTTCCGGCGTCCGCGTCCGCGATGTCAGCTTGAAGGTTCACGAGGGCGAAATCTCGGGATTGGCCGGCCTGCTCGGCTCCGGCCGCACGGAAACCGCCCGCATCATCTTCGGCGTCGACAAGCTCGACCACGGCAGCGTGACAATGGAAGGCAAGCACCGCCATTACTCGGAACCTGCGGCGGCGATCGAGGACGGCATCGGACTGGTATCCGAGGACCGCAAGGTCGATGGCATCATCCCCGACATGAGCATCCGCGAGAACATGACGCTGGCGCTGCTGCCGAGGCTCAAGAAATCAGGCATTGTCGACCGCGACCGCCAGGACGCTATCGCCGAGAAATTCATCAAGGCGCTCGGCGTCAAATGCTCCTCGCCCGATCAGCCGATCAAGGAACTCTCCGGCGGCAACCAGCAGAAGGTGTTGCTGGCGCGCTGGCTGTGCACCGAGCCGAAGCTGCTGATCGTCGACGAGCCGACGCGCGGCATCGACATCGGCGCCAAGGCCGAGATCCTCAAGCTCCTGCGCAGCCTCGCCGACGAGGGATTGTCGGTGCTGATGATCTCGTCCGAACTCGAGGAACTCCTTGCCGCCGCCGACAACGTCACCGTCTTGTCCGATGGCCGCAGTGTGGCCGCTATCCCGCGCGCCGAACTCAGCGAAGAAGCGCTCCTCACCGCCATGGCCCATCAGGTTGACTGA
- a CDS encoding ABC transporter permease, translating into MTDTTSTTASDAPPRRQTLQLVSRYGTLGAFLLLLVFNIVVTPNFLALQTLYVNLTQVAPIVIVAIGMTLVIATGGIDLSVGSLMAISGALAPMIFMGKIFPIDSVGPSIALAFILPVLVVMVFGWFNGFLVTKFRIQPIVATLVLFIAGRGIAQVATNGNLQVFKSPEFQYIGLGRIFGVPAQVVLMIVVAILAAALIRYTVVGRQIIAVGGNEKAARLAGIPVHRVKQLVYVISGGLAGIAGLIVIARNAASDANLVGLGMELDAIAAVAVGGTLLTGGKANIFGTIVGAFVIQLMQYTLLANGVPDAAARVVKAALIILAVFIQQRANKA; encoded by the coding sequence ATGACAGATACCACATCTACCACCGCGTCTGACGCCCCGCCTCGCCGCCAGACGCTGCAGCTTGTCAGCCGCTACGGTACGCTTGGCGCATTCCTGCTGCTCCTTGTCTTCAACATCGTGGTGACACCGAATTTCCTGGCGCTGCAGACCCTCTACGTGAACCTGACCCAGGTCGCACCGATCGTCATCGTCGCCATCGGCATGACGCTGGTCATTGCGACAGGCGGCATCGATCTCTCGGTCGGCTCGCTGATGGCGATATCGGGCGCGCTGGCCCCGATGATCTTCATGGGCAAGATTTTCCCGATCGACAGCGTCGGACCTTCAATTGCCCTCGCCTTCATCCTGCCGGTGCTGGTGGTCATGGTGTTCGGCTGGTTCAACGGTTTCCTCGTCACGAAGTTTCGCATCCAGCCGATCGTCGCGACTTTGGTGCTGTTCATCGCCGGACGCGGCATCGCCCAGGTCGCCACCAACGGCAATCTCCAGGTCTTCAAGAGCCCGGAATTCCAGTATATCGGCCTCGGCCGTATCTTCGGCGTCCCGGCACAGGTCGTGCTGATGATCGTGGTTGCCATCCTGGCGGCCGCCCTGATCCGCTACACGGTCGTCGGCCGCCAGATCATCGCCGTCGGTGGCAATGAGAAGGCCGCACGGCTCGCCGGCATCCCCGTCCACCGCGTCAAGCAACTCGTCTATGTCATCTCTGGCGGGCTGGCCGGCATCGCGGGCTTGATCGTCATCGCCCGCAACGCGGCGAGCGATGCCAATCTCGTCGGCCTCGGCATGGAGCTCGATGCGATCGCGGCGGTGGCGGTCGGCGGCACGCTGCTGACCGGCGGCAAGGCAAACATTTTCGGCACGATCGTCGGCGCCTTCGTCATCCAGCTCATGCAGTACACATTGCTCGCCAATGGCGTGCCGGATGCCGCGGCCCGTGTCGTCAAGGCCGCCCTGATCATCCTCGCCGTCTTCATCCAGCAGCGCGCCAACAAGGCCTGA